One Mycobacterium marseillense DNA window includes the following coding sequences:
- a CDS encoding PQQ-binding-like beta-propeller repeat protein — MAGVGGCGNTDSWVDASASQGWPAQYADAANSSYTPTGGATKLSLQWTRSVKGSLAAGPALSARGYLALNAQTSAGCSLMEWENNHNGRQRWCVRLFQGGGFGGPLFDGFDNLYVGQPGAFLSFPVTQWTRWRQPVIGMPTTPRFLGNGELLVATHLGQVLVFDAHRGQVVSSPLDLVDGVDPTDATRGLADCASARQGCPVAAAPAFSASNGMAVLGVWQPGAPAAALVGLKYHPGQSPLLTKEWTSDAVGAGAIASPVLSADGSTVYVNGRDQRLWALRTADAKVKWSVPLGFLAQTPPAITPQGLIVSGGGPDTRLVAFKDAGDHADQVWRRDDAVPLSSSSLAGAGVGYTVVSGPPANGAPGMSVLVFDPGDGHTLNSYPLPAATGYPLAVTVGTDRRVVAATSDGQVYGFAPA; from the coding sequence ATGGCGGGGGTCGGCGGCTGCGGCAACACCGACTCGTGGGTGGACGCGTCGGCCTCGCAAGGGTGGCCGGCGCAATACGCCGACGCCGCCAACAGCAGCTACACCCCCACCGGCGGGGCCACCAAACTGTCGCTGCAGTGGACCCGGTCGGTCAAGGGAAGCCTGGCGGCCGGCCCGGCGCTGAGCGCGCGCGGTTACCTGGCGCTGAACGCCCAGACCTCGGCGGGTTGTTCGCTGATGGAGTGGGAGAACAACCACAACGGGCGGCAGCGCTGGTGCGTGCGGCTGTTCCAGGGCGGCGGCTTCGGCGGCCCGCTGTTCGACGGCTTCGACAACCTCTACGTCGGCCAGCCCGGCGCCTTCCTGTCCTTCCCCGTGACCCAGTGGACACGCTGGCGCCAACCGGTGATCGGCATGCCCACTACGCCGCGGTTTTTGGGCAACGGCGAGTTGCTTGTCGCCACACACCTGGGGCAGGTGCTGGTTTTCGACGCCCATCGCGGCCAGGTGGTGAGCAGCCCGCTCGACCTGGTGGACGGTGTCGATCCCACCGATGCGACGCGCGGGCTGGCCGATTGCGCGTCGGCCCGCCAAGGCTGCCCGGTAGCGGCGGCCCCCGCATTCTCGGCTTCCAACGGCATGGCGGTGCTCGGCGTCTGGCAGCCGGGGGCCCCGGCCGCGGCGCTGGTGGGCCTGAAGTACCACCCGGGGCAGTCGCCGCTGCTGACCAAGGAGTGGACCAGCGACGCGGTGGGCGCCGGTGCGATCGCCAGCCCGGTGCTCTCGGCCGACGGGTCGACCGTCTACGTCAACGGCCGCGACCAGCGCTTGTGGGCGCTGCGCACCGCGGACGCGAAGGTGAAGTGGTCGGTGCCGCTGGGATTCCTGGCGCAGACTCCCCCGGCGATCACCCCGCAGGGGCTGATCGTGTCCGGCGGCGGGCCCGACACGCGTTTGGTGGCGTTCAAGGACGCCGGCGATCACGCCGACCAGGTGTGGCGGCGCGACGACGCCGTCCCCCTGTCGTCATCGAGCCTGGCGGGCGCCGGCGTCGGCTACACCGTGGTCAGCGGGCCGCCCGCCAACGGCGCCCCCGGGATGTCGGTGCTGGTCTTCGACCCGGGCGACGGCCACACGCTCAACAGCTACCCGCTACCGGCGGCCACCGGGTATCCCCTGGCGGTGACCGTCGGCACCGACCGGCGGGTGGTGGCCGCCACCAGCGACGGTCAGGTCTACGGTTTCGCGCCGGCGTGA
- a CDS encoding DUF6264 family protein, giving the protein MPIDDPTAQDAATTTPAEGRRSSTADIVATLVLLVIHGGLYGATFVVLGLLVMSTDPCSYQKCGDPAWIDRAMNLGTWGGGALLVVDVVVAVYLLVRKRRAYFVPIIGCLAQVALAALAVAMELRAGPV; this is encoded by the coding sequence GTGCCGATCGACGACCCCACAGCGCAGGACGCCGCGACCACCACCCCAGCGGAGGGCCGGCGTTCCAGCACCGCGGACATCGTGGCGACGCTCGTCTTGCTGGTCATCCATGGCGGTCTGTACGGGGCGACCTTTGTGGTGCTCGGGCTGCTCGTGATGAGCACCGACCCGTGCAGCTACCAGAAGTGCGGCGATCCCGCCTGGATCGACCGGGCCATGAACCTGGGCACCTGGGGCGGCGGCGCGCTCTTGGTCGTCGACGTCGTGGTCGCCGTGTACCTGCTGGTGCGCAAGAGAAGGGCCTATTTCGTCCCGATCATCGGTTGCCTCGCGCAGGTCGCGCTGGCGGCGCTGGCCGTGGCCATGGAGTTGCGGGCCGGACCGGTCTGA
- a CDS encoding esterase yields the protein MRYLIAAALLAPAVLLGWPAAAEPPSCASLGGTVEAGQMCRLHATGANYMLTMTFPTDYPDQQALTDYITQNRDGFVNVAQSSGGRDQPYQLEATTEQRSAGQPPHNTRSVVLKFFQDVGGTRSSTWYKAFNYNLGTKQPITFDNLFAPGTTPLDAIFPIVQRDLERQTPLGAAILPSTGHDPSHYQNFAITDDQLIFYFAPGEMLPAFGGPAQAQVPRNAIPPLAI from the coding sequence ATGCGTTATCTGATAGCCGCTGCGCTGCTCGCACCGGCGGTGTTGTTGGGCTGGCCGGCCGCTGCCGAGCCGCCGTCGTGCGCGAGCCTGGGCGGCACCGTCGAGGCCGGCCAGATGTGCCGCCTGCACGCGACCGGCGCCAACTACATGCTCACCATGACGTTTCCCACCGACTACCCGGACCAACAGGCGCTGACCGACTACATCACCCAAAACCGGGACGGCTTCGTCAACGTCGCGCAGAGCTCCGGGGGGCGCGACCAGCCCTACCAGCTGGAGGCCACCACCGAGCAGCGCAGTGCGGGCCAGCCGCCGCACAACACCCGCAGCGTGGTGCTCAAGTTCTTCCAGGACGTCGGCGGGACGCGCTCGTCGACCTGGTACAAGGCGTTCAACTACAACCTCGGGACGAAGCAGCCCATCACCTTCGACAACCTGTTCGCCCCGGGCACGACGCCGCTGGATGCCATCTTCCCGATCGTGCAGCGCGACTTGGAACGTCAAACTCCTTTGGGCGCCGCGATTTTGCCGTCGACGGGCCATGATCCGTCGCACTATCAGAACTTCGCCATCACCGACGATCAGCTGATCTTCTACTTCGCCCCGGGCGAGATGCTGCCGGCGTTCGGCGGACCGGCCCAGGCTCAGGTGCCGCGCAACGCGATCCCGCCGCTGGCGATCTAG
- a CDS encoding THUMP-like domain-containing protein, producing the protein MVLQRDGDRGQTLLSGGLRFSADDVGYLRSHAGAAALAAVAELELTDATRVADIAATRTRHGERAAVLVETVLLRRRAAEKLSGLGFAVSDWLFTDEALQQATAAPVALHRAGRLAEGGADVVVHDATCSIGTELAALRGRGITAVGSDLDAVRLAMARHNLGPAGLCRADALHPVTRDAVLVVDPARRAEGRRRLRIDDYQPGLPALLEAYRGRDFAVKCAPGIDFDEVRRLGFNGEIEVTSYRGSVREACLWSAGLARSGVTRRASVLDRGEQVTDADPDGCGVRPVGRWIVDPDGAVVRAGLVRHYGARHGLWQLDPDIAYLSGDRLPAGVRGFEVIDEFVFDERRLRQALGALDCGSLEVLVRGVRVDPDALRKRMRLRGSRALSVVIARIGARAAGRAMAFVCRASR; encoded by the coding sequence TTGGTTCTACAACGTGATGGTGACCGGGGTCAAACCCTCCTGAGCGGTGGGCTGCGGTTCAGCGCCGACGACGTCGGCTACCTGCGGTCGCACGCGGGCGCCGCGGCGCTGGCGGCCGTCGCCGAACTCGAACTGACGGACGCCACCCGGGTCGCCGACATCGCCGCGACCCGCACCCGGCACGGCGAGCGGGCGGCGGTGCTGGTGGAGACGGTCTTGTTGCGCCGCCGCGCGGCGGAGAAACTGAGTGGGCTGGGGTTCGCCGTGTCCGACTGGCTGTTCACCGACGAGGCGCTGCAGCAGGCCACCGCCGCGCCGGTGGCATTGCACCGGGCCGGGCGGCTGGCCGAGGGCGGCGCGGACGTGGTCGTGCACGACGCGACCTGTTCGATCGGGACCGAGCTGGCCGCGCTGCGCGGCCGCGGGATCACGGCGGTGGGCAGCGACCTCGATGCGGTGCGGCTGGCCATGGCGCGTCACAACCTGGGGCCCGCAGGGCTCTGCCGCGCCGACGCGCTGCACCCGGTCACCCGTGACGCCGTGCTCGTCGTCGATCCGGCGCGCCGTGCCGAGGGGCGCCGGCGCCTGCGCATCGACGATTACCAGCCGGGTCTGCCCGCGTTGCTGGAGGCCTATCGCGGTCGGGACTTCGCCGTAAAGTGCGCTCCCGGAATCGATTTCGACGAGGTGCGGCGCCTCGGCTTCAACGGAGAGATCGAGGTGACGTCGTATCGCGGCTCGGTCCGGGAAGCCTGCCTGTGGTCGGCGGGATTGGCGCGGTCCGGCGTCACCCGGCGGGCGAGCGTCCTCGACCGCGGCGAACAGGTCACCGACGCCGACCCCGACGGCTGCGGCGTGCGGCCGGTCGGGCGGTGGATCGTCGATCCGGACGGTGCCGTGGTCCGGGCCGGGCTGGTGCGCCACTACGGCGCGCGGCACGGGCTGTGGCAGCTCGATCCCGACATCGCCTACCTCTCGGGTGATCGGCTGCCGGCCGGGGTGCGCGGCTTCGAGGTGATCGACGAGTTCGTGTTCGACGAACGACGGCTCCGGCAGGCGCTTGGGGCGCTGGACTGCGGGTCGCTGGAGGTCTTGGTCCGCGGGGTGCGGGTCGACCCCGACGCGCTGCGCAAACGGATGCGGCTGCGGGGCAGCCGGGCGCTGTCGGTGGTCATCGCCCGGATCGGCGCGCGCGCCGCCGGTCGCGCGATGGCATTCGTTTGCCGGGCGTCCCGATAG
- a CDS encoding class I SAM-dependent methyltransferase, whose product MTSSTDAVPTPHATAEQVEAARHDSKLAQVLYHDWEAETYDEKWSISYDQRCIDYARGRFDAIVPDEVLRELPYDRALELGCGTGFFLLNLIQSGVARRGSVTDLSPGMVKVATRNGQSLGLDIDGRVADAEGIPYEDNTFDLVVGHAVLHHIPDVELSLREVMRVLRPGGRFVFAGEPTRAGDVYARELSTLTWRIATNVTKLPGLGSWRRPQAELDESSRAAALEAIVDLHTFTPGDLERMAANAGATEVRTVSEEFTAAMFGWPVRTFEASVPPGRLGWGWAKFAFTGWKALSWADANVWRRVVPKGWFYNVMVTGVKPS is encoded by the coding sequence ATGACGAGTTCGACCGACGCCGTTCCGACGCCCCACGCCACCGCCGAGCAGGTGGAGGCCGCCCGGCACGACAGCAAGCTGGCCCAGGTGCTCTATCACGACTGGGAGGCCGAAACCTACGACGAGAAGTGGTCGATCTCCTATGACCAGCGCTGCATCGACTACGCGCGGGGCCGTTTCGACGCCATCGTGCCCGACGAGGTGCTGCGGGAGTTGCCCTACGACCGGGCCCTCGAATTAGGCTGTGGCACAGGGTTTTTCCTGTTGAATCTGATCCAGTCCGGGGTGGCGCGCCGCGGGTCGGTGACCGACCTGTCGCCGGGCATGGTCAAGGTCGCCACCCGCAACGGGCAGTCCCTGGGACTGGACATCGACGGCCGCGTCGCCGACGCCGAGGGCATCCCGTATGAGGACAACACCTTCGACTTGGTCGTCGGGCACGCGGTGCTGCACCACATTCCCGATGTCGAGCTGTCGCTGCGCGAGGTGATGCGGGTGCTGCGCCCGGGCGGGCGGTTCGTCTTCGCCGGCGAACCGACCAGGGCCGGCGACGTCTACGCCCGCGAGCTGTCCACGCTGACCTGGCGGATCGCCACCAACGTCACCAAGCTGCCCGGCCTGGGCAGCTGGCGGCGCCCCCAGGCCGAGCTCGACGAATCCTCGCGCGCCGCGGCGCTGGAGGCCATCGTCGACCTGCACACCTTCACACCCGGCGACCTCGAGCGAATGGCCGCCAACGCCGGCGCCACCGAAGTGCGGACCGTCAGCGAGGAATTCACCGCCGCGATGTTCGGCTGGCCGGTGCGCACCTTCGAGGCGTCGGTGCCGCCCGGGCGACTGGGCTGGGGCTGGGCGAAGTTCGCCTTCACCGGCTGGAAGGCCCTGAGCTGGGCGGATGCCAACGTGTGGCGACGCGTGGTGCCGAAGGGTTGGTTCTACAACGTGATGGTGACCGGGGTCAAACCCTCCTGA
- a CDS encoding enoyl-CoA hydratase encodes MSEFVSVVVSDGSQDAGLAMLLLSRPPTNAMTRQVYREVITAAEELGRRDDVAVVILFGGHEIFSAGDDMPELRTLRGAEAETAARVRQEAIDAVAAIPKPTVAAITGYALGAGLTLALAADWRISGDNVKFGATEILAGLVPGGDALARLTRAAGASKAKELVFSGRFFDAEEALALDLIDEMVAPDDVYDAAAGWARRFLDGPRHALAAAKAGINDVFDLERSERLAAERRRYAEVFSAGQGGGDRADPGGR; translated from the coding sequence TTGAGCGAGTTCGTCAGCGTCGTGGTCAGCGACGGCTCGCAGGACGCCGGCCTGGCCATGCTGCTGCTGTCGCGGCCCCCGACGAACGCGATGACCCGCCAGGTCTACCGCGAGGTCATCACGGCCGCCGAGGAACTGGGGCGGCGCGACGACGTCGCCGTCGTGATCCTGTTCGGCGGCCACGAGATCTTCTCCGCCGGCGACGACATGCCCGAACTGCGCACGCTGCGGGGCGCCGAGGCCGAGACCGCGGCCCGGGTCCGGCAGGAGGCCATCGACGCGGTCGCCGCCATCCCCAAGCCGACCGTGGCCGCGATCACCGGATACGCGCTGGGCGCCGGGCTCACGCTGGCGCTGGCCGCCGACTGGCGCATCAGCGGCGACAACGTGAAGTTCGGCGCGACCGAGATCCTGGCCGGGCTGGTGCCCGGCGGCGACGCGCTGGCCCGCCTGACCCGGGCCGCCGGGGCGAGCAAGGCCAAGGAGCTGGTGTTCAGCGGGCGGTTCTTCGACGCCGAAGAGGCCCTGGCGCTGGACCTCATCGACGAGATGGTGGCCCCCGACGACGTGTACGACGCCGCCGCGGGATGGGCGCGCCGCTTCCTCGATGGCCCGCGGCACGCGCTGGCCGCCGCCAAGGCCGGGATCAACGACGTGTTCGACCTGGAGCGCTCCGAGCGGCTCGCCGCCGAGCGCCGCCGCTACGCGGAGGTGTTTTCTGCTGGTCAGGGCGGTGGCGATCGAGCGGATCCCGGCGGCCGTTAG
- a CDS encoding NUDIX hydrolase — protein sequence MTSPDETPLVPRPAATVMLVRDTGPGLGVFLMRRHAKMEFAAGTMVFPGGGVDERDRNADIAWAGPSPEWWAQRFGIEPDLAEALVCAAARETFEESGVLFAGPAGDPDGIVGDASVYGDARRALADGTLSFADFLRRESLELRSDLLRPWANWVTPEAERTRRYDTYFFVGALPKGQRADGQNTESDRAGWTTPETAIDDFSTGRSFLLPPTWTQLDSLAGRTVAEVLAVERQIVPVQPHLEIQGDNWVFEFFDSDRYHRAREAGGLGWRH from the coding sequence ATGACGTCGCCCGACGAAACCCCGCTGGTCCCCAGGCCCGCGGCGACCGTGATGCTGGTCCGCGACACGGGTCCCGGGCTGGGCGTCTTCCTGATGCGACGGCACGCCAAGATGGAGTTCGCCGCGGGGACGATGGTGTTCCCCGGCGGCGGCGTCGACGAGCGCGACCGCAACGCCGATATCGCCTGGGCCGGACCTTCCCCGGAGTGGTGGGCGCAGCGCTTCGGCATCGAACCCGACCTGGCCGAGGCGCTGGTCTGCGCCGCCGCCCGCGAGACGTTCGAGGAGTCCGGGGTGTTGTTCGCGGGGCCGGCGGGTGATCCCGATGGCATCGTCGGCGACGCGTCGGTGTACGGCGATGCCCGCCGGGCGCTGGCCGACGGGACGTTGTCGTTCGCGGACTTCCTGCGCCGGGAGAGCCTGGAGCTGCGCTCGGACCTGTTGCGGCCGTGGGCCAACTGGGTCACCCCGGAGGCCGAGCGCACCCGCCGCTACGACACCTACTTCTTCGTGGGCGCCCTGCCGAAGGGGCAGCGCGCCGACGGGCAGAACACCGAATCCGACCGGGCGGGCTGGACGACGCCCGAGACGGCCATCGATGACTTCTCGACCGGCCGCAGCTTTTTGCTGCCACCGACCTGGACGCAGCTGGACTCGCTGGCCGGGCGGACCGTCGCCGAGGTGCTGGCCGTCGAGCGCCAGATCGTGCCGGTGCAGCCGCACCTCGAGATCCAGGGCGACAACTGGGTTTTCGAGTTCTTCGATTCCGACCGCTATCACCGGGCGCGGGAAGCGGGCGGGCTGGGGTGGCGGCATTGA
- a CDS encoding ABC transporter ATP-binding protein: MPENGSEAADPDLLIELRDVSLQRGGNILVGPLDWAVELDERWVIVGPNGAGKTSLLRIAAAAEHPSSGLAFVLGERLGRVDVTELRSRIGLSSSALAQRVPGDEVVRDLVVSAGYAVLGRWRERYEDVDYRRAIDMLESLGAEHLAERTYGTLSEGERKRVLIARALMTDPELLLLDEPAAGLDLGGREELVARLADLAADPDAPALVLVTHHVEEIPPGFSHCMLLAEGQVVAAGLLTDVLTSENLSTAFGQAIALDVVDGRYFARRIRTRAAHRRQL, encoded by the coding sequence GTGCCCGAAAACGGAAGCGAGGCAGCCGACCCCGATCTGCTGATCGAATTGCGCGACGTGTCGCTGCAGCGCGGTGGCAACATCCTGGTCGGGCCGCTGGATTGGGCGGTGGAACTCGATGAGCGTTGGGTGATCGTCGGCCCCAACGGCGCCGGCAAGACGTCGCTGCTGCGGATCGCCGCGGCGGCCGAACATCCCTCGTCCGGCCTGGCTTTCGTGCTCGGTGAGCGGCTGGGCCGGGTCGACGTGACCGAATTGCGCTCCCGCATCGGGCTCAGTTCCTCCGCGCTGGCGCAGCGCGTCCCCGGCGATGAGGTGGTGCGCGATCTCGTCGTCTCCGCCGGGTACGCGGTGCTGGGCCGCTGGCGCGAGCGCTACGAAGACGTCGACTACCGCCGGGCGATCGACATGCTGGAGAGCCTCGGTGCCGAGCACTTGGCGGAACGCACCTACGGCACGTTGTCGGAGGGCGAGCGCAAGCGGGTGCTGATCGCCCGCGCGCTGATGACCGACCCCGAACTGCTGCTGCTCGACGAACCCGCCGCCGGCCTGGACCTGGGCGGCCGCGAGGAGTTGGTGGCGCGGCTGGCCGACCTGGCCGCCGACCCCGACGCGCCCGCCCTGGTGCTGGTCACCCACCACGTCGAAGAGATCCCGCCCGGCTTTAGTCACTGCATGCTGCTCGCCGAAGGCCAGGTGGTGGCCGCGGGATTGCTCACCGACGTGCTGACCTCGGAGAATCTGTCCACCGCGTTCGGCCAAGCGATCGCCCTCGACGTCGTCGACGGGCGCTACTTCGCGCGCCGAATCCGCACCCGCGCAGCCCACCGGAGGCAGCTATGA
- the serB gene encoding phosphoserine phosphatase SerB: MNSPPKVSVLITVTGVDQPGVTATLFEALSRHGVELLNVEQVVIRHRLTLGVLVCCPAAVADGAELRRDVESAIRKVGLDVSIERSDDVPIIREPSTHTIFVLGRPITAGAFGAVAREVAALGVNIDLIRGVSDYPVTGLELRVSVPPGADGRLRTALNQVSSEEHVDVAVEDYTLERRAKRLIVFDVDSTLVQGEVIEMLAAKAGAEGKVAAITDAAMRGELDFAQSLEQRVATLAGLPATVIDEVADQLELMPGARTTLRTLRRLGYACGVVSGGFRRIIEPLAEELMLDYVAANELEIVDGTLTGRVIGPIVDRAGKATALREFAQHAGVPMAQTVAVGDGANDIDMLAAAGLGIAFNAKPALREVADASLSHPYLDTVLFLLGITRGEIEAADAVDGEVRRVEIPPEP, translated from the coding sequence GTGAACTCACCACCCAAGGTGTCGGTGCTGATCACCGTCACCGGCGTGGACCAACCGGGCGTGACCGCGACCCTGTTCGAGGCGTTGTCGCGCCACGGGGTCGAGCTGCTCAACGTCGAACAGGTGGTGATCCGGCACCGCCTGACGCTCGGCGTGCTGGTGTGCTGCCCCGCGGCCGTCGCCGACGGCGCCGAGCTGCGCCGCGATGTCGAGTCCGCCATCCGCAAGGTGGGCCTGGACGTCAGCATCGAGCGCAGCGACGACGTGCCGATCATCCGGGAACCCTCGACGCACACCATTTTCGTGCTGGGCCGGCCCATCACGGCCGGCGCGTTCGGGGCGGTGGCCCGCGAGGTGGCCGCGCTGGGCGTCAACATCGACCTCATCCGCGGTGTCTCCGACTACCCGGTGACCGGGCTGGAGTTGCGGGTCTCGGTACCGCCCGGCGCCGACGGCCGGCTGCGGACCGCGCTGAACCAGGTGTCCAGCGAGGAGCACGTCGACGTCGCCGTCGAGGACTACACGCTCGAGCGTCGGGCCAAGCGGCTCATCGTGTTCGACGTGGACTCCACGCTGGTGCAGGGCGAGGTCATCGAGATGCTGGCCGCCAAGGCGGGTGCCGAGGGCAAGGTCGCCGCGATCACCGACGCCGCCATGCGCGGCGAGCTGGACTTCGCCCAGTCGCTCGAGCAGCGCGTGGCGACGCTGGCGGGCCTGCCCGCCACGGTGATCGACGAGGTCGCCGACCAGCTGGAGCTGATGCCCGGCGCGCGGACCACGCTGCGGACCCTGCGGCGGCTCGGGTACGCGTGCGGCGTGGTGTCCGGGGGCTTCCGCCGGATCATCGAGCCGCTGGCCGAGGAGCTGATGCTGGACTACGTCGCCGCCAACGAGCTCGAGATCGTCGACGGCACCCTCACCGGGCGCGTGATCGGTCCCATCGTCGACCGAGCCGGAAAGGCAACGGCGCTAAGGGAATTCGCGCAGCACGCCGGGGTCCCGATGGCGCAGACCGTCGCCGTGGGCGACGGCGCCAACGACATCGACATGCTGGCCGCCGCCGGGCTGGGGATCGCGTTCAACGCCAAGCCGGCGCTGCGCGAAGTCGCCGACGCGTCGCTGAGCCACCCGTACCTGGACACGGTGCTGTTCCTGCTGGGCATCACCCGCGGCGAGATCGAGGCGGCCGACGCGGTCGACGGCGAGGTCCGCCGGGTGGAAATTCCGCCCGAACCGTAG
- the ctaD gene encoding cytochrome c oxidase subunit I — protein sequence MTAEAPPLGELEAVRPYPDRTGPKGNLVYKLITTTDHKLIGVMYTVTCFAFFFIGGLMALLMRTELAAPGLQFLSNEQFNQLFTMHGTIMLLLYATPVVFGFANLVLPLQIGAPDVAFPRLNAFSYWLFLFGGLIAASGFIVPGGAADFGWTAYTPLSDAVHSPGAGGDLWITGLILAGLGTILGAVNMITTVVCMRAPGMTMFRMPIFTWNILVTSILILIAFPILTAALFGLAADRHLGAHIYDASNGGVLLWQHLFWFFGHPEVYIIALPFFGIVTEIFPVFSRKPVFGYTTLVYATLSIAALSVAVWAHHMFATGAVLLPFFSFMTYLIAVPTGIKFFNWVGTMWKGQLTFETPMLFSIGFLLTFLLGGLTGVLLASPPLDFHVTDSYFVVAHFHYVLFGTIVFATYAGIYFWFPKMTGRLLDERLGKLHFWLTFIGFHTTFLVQHWLGDLGMPRRYADYLPSDGFQPYNIASTVGAFILGASMFPFVWNVFKSWRYGEVVTVDDPWGYGNSLEWATSCPPPRHNFTELPRIRSERPAFELHYPHMVERLRAEAHVGRAHGPADKDVTRLDDVQVRS from the coding sequence TTGACAGCCGAAGCGCCCCCCTTGGGAGAACTCGAGGCCGTTCGTCCGTACCCGGACCGCACGGGCCCCAAAGGGAACCTCGTCTACAAACTGATCACGACCACCGATCACAAGCTGATCGGCGTGATGTACACCGTCACCTGCTTCGCCTTCTTCTTCATAGGCGGGCTGATGGCGTTGCTGATGCGCACCGAGCTGGCCGCTCCCGGGCTGCAGTTCCTGTCCAACGAGCAGTTCAACCAGCTGTTCACCATGCACGGCACGATCATGCTGCTGCTCTATGCCACGCCGGTGGTGTTCGGTTTCGCCAACCTGGTGCTGCCGCTGCAGATCGGGGCCCCCGACGTGGCGTTCCCCCGGCTGAACGCGTTCTCGTACTGGCTGTTCCTGTTCGGCGGGCTGATCGCCGCGTCCGGCTTCATCGTCCCGGGCGGGGCCGCCGACTTCGGCTGGACCGCTTACACGCCGCTGTCTGACGCCGTCCACTCACCCGGTGCCGGGGGAGACCTGTGGATCACCGGCCTGATCCTCGCGGGTCTGGGCACCATCCTCGGGGCGGTCAACATGATCACCACCGTGGTGTGCATGCGTGCGCCCGGCATGACGATGTTCCGGATGCCGATCTTCACCTGGAACATCCTGGTGACCTCGATCCTGATCCTGATCGCGTTCCCGATCCTGACCGCGGCGCTGTTCGGTCTGGCCGCCGACCGCCATCTGGGCGCCCATATCTATGACGCGTCCAACGGCGGAGTCCTGCTGTGGCAACACCTGTTCTGGTTCTTCGGCCATCCCGAGGTCTACATCATCGCCCTACCGTTCTTCGGCATCGTCACCGAGATCTTCCCGGTGTTCTCGCGCAAGCCGGTCTTCGGCTACACGACGCTGGTGTATGCGACCCTGTCGATCGCCGCGTTGTCGGTGGCGGTGTGGGCGCACCACATGTTCGCCACCGGAGCCGTTCTGCTGCCGTTCTTTTCGTTCATGACGTACCTGATCGCGGTGCCCACCGGGATCAAGTTCTTCAACTGGGTCGGCACAATGTGGAAGGGGCAGTTGACCTTTGAGACGCCGATGCTGTTTTCGATCGGCTTCCTGCTGACCTTCCTGCTCGGTGGTCTGACCGGCGTCCTGCTGGCCAGCCCGCCGCTGGACTTCCACGTCACCGACAGCTACTTCGTCGTCGCGCACTTCCACTACGTGCTGTTCGGCACCATCGTGTTCGCGACGTATGCGGGCATCTACTTCTGGTTCCCCAAGATGACCGGCCGGCTGCTCGACGAGCGGCTGGGCAAGCTGCACTTCTGGTTGACGTTCATCGGGTTCCACACCACCTTCCTGGTGCAGCACTGGCTGGGCGACCTGGGCATGCCGCGGCGCTACGCCGACTACCTGCCCAGCGACGGCTTCCAGCCCTACAACATCGCCTCGACGGTGGGCGCCTTCATCCTGGGCGCGTCGATGTTCCCGTTCGTCTGGAACGTCTTCAAGAGCTGGCGCTACGGCGAGGTCGTCACGGTCGACGACCCGTGGGGCTACGGCAACTCGCTGGAGTGGGCGACCAGCTGCCCGCCGCCGCGGCACAATTTCACCGAACTGCCCCGAATCCGTTCGGAGCGGCCGGCATTCGAGCTGCACTACCCGCACATGGTGGAGCGGCTGCGCGCCGAGGCGCATGTGGGCCGGGCGCACGGGCCCGCGGACAAGGACGTCACCAGGCTCGACGACGTCCAGGTTCGCAGCTGA